One genomic segment of Mycolicibacterium gilvum includes these proteins:
- a CDS encoding GAF domain-containing protein, translating to MSISLPGFDTWLIERLEECAGDSGEPVDTYVARAVATQMVTDCERVDRASAGRLKAHLSLTGLSGEAAADGLSPVLADPERLRALHATGVTGTPPDPAYTRLARMTADALSVPAAALVVVSADRQFVLGVAGSAPQTSLAESFDKYVVANGAPVSVDDARRHPLFKKYAAVAEGHVVAYLGMPVADGAGNTVGALSVSDTAARRWTSGEMQILGDLAAVAAERIFGS from the coding sequence ATGTCCATTTCGCTGCCCGGATTCGACACCTGGCTCATCGAGCGTCTCGAGGAGTGCGCAGGAGATTCGGGCGAACCTGTCGACACCTACGTCGCTCGCGCCGTCGCCACGCAGATGGTCACCGACTGCGAGCGCGTCGACCGTGCCTCTGCAGGCCGGCTGAAGGCGCACCTGTCTCTGACGGGACTGTCCGGAGAAGCCGCCGCCGACGGCCTGTCGCCCGTCCTTGCCGACCCGGAACGGCTTCGGGCGCTCCATGCCACGGGTGTGACGGGCACTCCGCCCGATCCCGCGTACACCCGCCTGGCCCGCATGACCGCGGATGCCCTGTCGGTGCCCGCCGCAGCACTTGTCGTCGTGTCGGCAGATCGCCAGTTCGTCCTCGGTGTCGCAGGCTCCGCCCCGCAGACAAGTCTGGCCGAGTCCTTCGACAAATACGTTGTTGCGAACGGTGCTCCCGTCAGCGTCGACGACGCACGCCGACATCCGCTGTTCAAGAAGTACGCCGCGGTGGCTGAAGGGCACGTCGTCGCGTACCTCGGCATGCCGGTGGCCGATGGCGCCGGCAACACCGTCGGCGCGCTCAGTGTGTCCGACACAGCTGCGCGACGGTGGACGTCCGGCGAGATGCAGATCCTCGGCGACCTTGCCGCGGTCGCGGCCGAGCGAATATTCGGTTCCTGA
- the purE gene encoding 5-(carboxyamino)imidazole ribonucleotide mutase, with amino-acid sequence MSSPRVGLIMGSDSDWPVMSDAAEALAEFEVPFEVGVVSAHRTPARMLTYAQEAAGRGIEVIIAGAGGAAHLPGMVASATPLPVIGVPVPLARLDGMDSLLSIVQMPAGVPVATVSIGGARNAGLLAVRILGASDKALQERMAAFQASLEQMVLQKDEALRQKLLGE; translated from the coding sequence ATGAGCTCACCCCGCGTAGGCCTGATCATGGGCAGCGACAGTGATTGGCCGGTCATGTCCGACGCCGCCGAGGCATTGGCGGAGTTCGAGGTGCCCTTCGAGGTCGGTGTGGTGTCCGCGCACCGCACCCCCGCGCGGATGCTGACCTACGCCCAGGAGGCTGCCGGCCGCGGCATCGAGGTGATCATCGCCGGTGCCGGGGGCGCGGCGCACCTGCCGGGGATGGTCGCGTCTGCCACTCCTCTTCCGGTGATCGGTGTCCCGGTGCCGCTGGCCCGGCTCGACGGGATGGACTCGCTGCTGTCGATCGTGCAGATGCCGGCCGGGGTGCCGGTGGCGACGGTGTCGATCGGCGGCGCGCGCAACGCCGGCCTGCTCGCGGTCCGGATCCTCGGCGCGTCGGACAAAGCCCTGCAGGAGCGCATGGCGGCTTTCCAGGCATCGCTGGAGCAGATGGTCCTGCAGAAGGACGAGGCGCTGCGCCAGAAACTCCTGGGGGAGTAG